The proteins below come from a single Balaenoptera acutorostrata chromosome 2, mBalAcu1.1, whole genome shotgun sequence genomic window:
- the SUGP1 gene encoding SURP and G-patch domain-containing protein 1 isoform X1, which translates to MSLKMDNRDVAGKANRWFGVAPSKSGKMNMNILHQEELIAQKKREIEAKMEQKAKQNQVASPQPRHPGEIANAHNSNVSNKFANDGSFLQQFLKLQKAQTSTDAPPSAPAAPPRVLPRTGKRPPLISSPPGQMKNYVHAKQLPVASRPSVFQSPDEDEEEDYEQWLEIKVSPPEGAETRKVIEKLARFVAEGGPELEKVAMENYKDNPAFSFLHDKNSREFLYYRKKVAEIRKEAQKLQAASQKVSPPEDEEVKNLAEKLARFIADGGPEVETIALQNNRENQAFSFLYEPNSQGYKYYRQKLEEFRKAKAGPTGTPTAPDLGLKRRSPPETPLGSMPTATACPTSSAPLPNVNPSSAAPGKPATTANMKRKRKSRWGPEEDKVELPPAELVQRDVDASPSPLSVQDLKGLGYEKGKPVGLVGVTELSDAQKKQLKEQQEMQQMYDMIMQHKRAMQDMQLLWEKALQQHQHGYDSDEEVDSELGTWEHQLRRMEMDKTREWAEQLTKMGRGKHFIGDFLPPDELEKFMETFKALKEGREPDYSEYKEFKLTIENIGYQMLMKMGWKEGDGLGSEGQGIKNPVNKGTTTVDGAGFGIDRPAELSKEDDEYEAFRKRMMLAYRFRPNPLNNPRRPYY; encoded by the exons ATGAGTCTCAAGATGGACAACCGGGATGTTGCAG GAAAGGCTAACCGGTGGTTTGGGGTTGCTCCTTCCAAGTCTGGAAAAATGAACATGAACATCCTTCACCAGGAGGAGCTCATTGCTCAGAAGAAACGGGAAATTGAAGCCAAGATGGAGCAGAAAGCCAAGCAGAATCAGGTGGCCAGCCCTCAGCCCCGGCATCCTGGCGA AATTGCAAACGCACACAACTCTAATGTTTCCAACAAGTTTGCCAACGACGGCAGCTTCTTGCAGCAGTTTCTGAAGTTGCAGAAGGCACAGACCAGCACAG ATGCCCCCCCGAGTGCGCCCGCTGCCCCGCCGCGCGTGCTCCCTCGCACCGGGAAGAGGCCCCCCCTCATCAGTAGCCCGCCGGGCCAGATGAAGAACTACGTGCACGCCAAGCAGCTGCCCGTGGCCAGCCGCCCGAGTGTCTTTCAGTCTCCTGacgaggacgaggaggaggactATGAGCAGTGGCTGGAGATCAAAG TTTCACCCCCAGAGGGAGCCGAGACTCGGAAAGTGATAGAGAAATTGGCCCGCTTTGTGGCAGAAGGAGGCCCCGAGTTAGAAAAAGTAGCTATGGAGAACTACAAGGATAACCCAGCATTTTC GTTTTTGCATGATAAGAATAGCAGGGAATTCCTCTACTACAGAAAGAAGGTGGCTGAGATAAGAAAGGAAGCACAGAAGTTGCAGGCAGCCTCTCAGAAAG TTTCACCCCCAGAGGACGAAGAGGTCAAGAACCTCGCAGAAAAGTTGGCCAGGTTCATAGCGGATGGGGGTCCCGAGGTGGAAACCATTGCCCTCCAGAACAACCGCGAGAACCAGGCATTCAG CTTTCTGTATGAACCCAACAGCCAAGGGTACAAGTACTACCGCCAGAAGCTGGAGGAGTTCCGGAAAGCCAAGGCTGGTCCCACGGGCACCCCCACGGCACCTGACCTCGGACTGAAGCGCAGATCTCCTCCTGAGACCCCGTTGGGGTCCATGCCCACCGCCACTGCCTGCCCTACCTCATCTGCCCCCTTGCCCAACGTCAACCCATCTTCAGCTGCCCCAGGGAAGCCGGCCACCACAGCCAACATGAAGAGGAAGCGAAAGAGCCGGTGGGGTCCTGAAGAGGACAAGGTGGAGCTCCCACCTGCCGAGCTGGTGCAGAGGGACGTGGATGCTTCTCCCTCGCCTCTGTCAG TTCAGGACCTCAAGGGTCTAGGCTACGAGAAGGGGAAGCCCGTGGGTCTGGTGGGTGTCACAGAGCTTTCAGACGCCCAGAAGAAGCAGCTGAAGGAGCAGCAGGAG ATGCAGCAGATGTACGACATGATCATGCAGCACAAGCGAGCGATGCAGGACATGCAGCTGCTGTGGGAGAAGGCACTGCAGCAGCACCAGCATGGCTACGACAGCGACGAGGAGGTGGACAGCGAGCTGGGCACCTGGGAGCACCAGCTGCGGCGCATGGAGATGGACAAGACTCGGG AATGGGCGGAGCAGCTGACGAAGATGGGCCGGGGCAAACACTTCATCGGAGACTTCCTGCCACCCGATGAGCTGGAGAAGTTCATGGAGACCTTCAAGGCCCTGAAG GAGGGCCGTGAACCTGACTACTCAGAGTACAAGGAGTTCAAGCTGACAATAGAGAACATCGGCTACCAGATGCTGATGAAGATGGGCTGGAAGGAGGGCGATGGCCTGGGCTCAGAAGGCCAGGGCATCAAGAACCCAGTCAATAA ggggaccacCACGGTAGATGGTGCTGGCTTTGGCATTGACCGGCCAGCCGAGCTCTCCAAGGAAGATGACGAGTACGAGGCCTTCCGCAAGAGGATGATGCTGGCCTACCGCTTCCGGCCCAACCCCCTG AACAACCCCAGACGGCCTTACTACTGA
- the SUGP1 gene encoding SURP and G-patch domain-containing protein 1 isoform X2: MSLKMDNRDVAGKANRWFGVAPSKSGKMNMNILHQEELIAQKKREIEAKMEQKAKQNQVASPQPRHPGEIANAHNSNVSNKFANDGSFLQQFLKLQKAQTSTDAPPSAPAAPPRVLPRTGKRPPLISSPPGQMKNYVHAKQLPVASRPSVFQSPDEDEEEDYEQWLEIKEGAETRKVIEKLARFVAEGGPELEKVAMENYKDNPAFSFLHDKNSREFLYYRKKVAEIRKEAQKLQAASQKVSPPEDEEVKNLAEKLARFIADGGPEVETIALQNNRENQAFSFLYEPNSQGYKYYRQKLEEFRKAKAGPTGTPTAPDLGLKRRSPPETPLGSMPTATACPTSSAPLPNVNPSSAAPGKPATTANMKRKRKSRWGPEEDKVELPPAELVQRDVDASPSPLSVQDLKGLGYEKGKPVGLVGVTELSDAQKKQLKEQQEMQQMYDMIMQHKRAMQDMQLLWEKALQQHQHGYDSDEEVDSELGTWEHQLRRMEMDKTREWAEQLTKMGRGKHFIGDFLPPDELEKFMETFKALKEGREPDYSEYKEFKLTIENIGYQMLMKMGWKEGDGLGSEGQGIKNPVNKGTTTVDGAGFGIDRPAELSKEDDEYEAFRKRMMLAYRFRPNPLNNPRRPYY, encoded by the exons ATGAGTCTCAAGATGGACAACCGGGATGTTGCAG GAAAGGCTAACCGGTGGTTTGGGGTTGCTCCTTCCAAGTCTGGAAAAATGAACATGAACATCCTTCACCAGGAGGAGCTCATTGCTCAGAAGAAACGGGAAATTGAAGCCAAGATGGAGCAGAAAGCCAAGCAGAATCAGGTGGCCAGCCCTCAGCCCCGGCATCCTGGCGA AATTGCAAACGCACACAACTCTAATGTTTCCAACAAGTTTGCCAACGACGGCAGCTTCTTGCAGCAGTTTCTGAAGTTGCAGAAGGCACAGACCAGCACAG ATGCCCCCCCGAGTGCGCCCGCTGCCCCGCCGCGCGTGCTCCCTCGCACCGGGAAGAGGCCCCCCCTCATCAGTAGCCCGCCGGGCCAGATGAAGAACTACGTGCACGCCAAGCAGCTGCCCGTGGCCAGCCGCCCGAGTGTCTTTCAGTCTCCTGacgaggacgaggaggaggactATGAGCAGTGGCTGGAGATCAAAG AGGGAGCCGAGACTCGGAAAGTGATAGAGAAATTGGCCCGCTTTGTGGCAGAAGGAGGCCCCGAGTTAGAAAAAGTAGCTATGGAGAACTACAAGGATAACCCAGCATTTTC GTTTTTGCATGATAAGAATAGCAGGGAATTCCTCTACTACAGAAAGAAGGTGGCTGAGATAAGAAAGGAAGCACAGAAGTTGCAGGCAGCCTCTCAGAAAG TTTCACCCCCAGAGGACGAAGAGGTCAAGAACCTCGCAGAAAAGTTGGCCAGGTTCATAGCGGATGGGGGTCCCGAGGTGGAAACCATTGCCCTCCAGAACAACCGCGAGAACCAGGCATTCAG CTTTCTGTATGAACCCAACAGCCAAGGGTACAAGTACTACCGCCAGAAGCTGGAGGAGTTCCGGAAAGCCAAGGCTGGTCCCACGGGCACCCCCACGGCACCTGACCTCGGACTGAAGCGCAGATCTCCTCCTGAGACCCCGTTGGGGTCCATGCCCACCGCCACTGCCTGCCCTACCTCATCTGCCCCCTTGCCCAACGTCAACCCATCTTCAGCTGCCCCAGGGAAGCCGGCCACCACAGCCAACATGAAGAGGAAGCGAAAGAGCCGGTGGGGTCCTGAAGAGGACAAGGTGGAGCTCCCACCTGCCGAGCTGGTGCAGAGGGACGTGGATGCTTCTCCCTCGCCTCTGTCAG TTCAGGACCTCAAGGGTCTAGGCTACGAGAAGGGGAAGCCCGTGGGTCTGGTGGGTGTCACAGAGCTTTCAGACGCCCAGAAGAAGCAGCTGAAGGAGCAGCAGGAG ATGCAGCAGATGTACGACATGATCATGCAGCACAAGCGAGCGATGCAGGACATGCAGCTGCTGTGGGAGAAGGCACTGCAGCAGCACCAGCATGGCTACGACAGCGACGAGGAGGTGGACAGCGAGCTGGGCACCTGGGAGCACCAGCTGCGGCGCATGGAGATGGACAAGACTCGGG AATGGGCGGAGCAGCTGACGAAGATGGGCCGGGGCAAACACTTCATCGGAGACTTCCTGCCACCCGATGAGCTGGAGAAGTTCATGGAGACCTTCAAGGCCCTGAAG GAGGGCCGTGAACCTGACTACTCAGAGTACAAGGAGTTCAAGCTGACAATAGAGAACATCGGCTACCAGATGCTGATGAAGATGGGCTGGAAGGAGGGCGATGGCCTGGGCTCAGAAGGCCAGGGCATCAAGAACCCAGTCAATAA ggggaccacCACGGTAGATGGTGCTGGCTTTGGCATTGACCGGCCAGCCGAGCTCTCCAAGGAAGATGACGAGTACGAGGCCTTCCGCAAGAGGATGATGCTGGCCTACCGCTTCCGGCCCAACCCCCTG AACAACCCCAGACGGCCTTACTACTGA
- the SUGP1 gene encoding SURP and G-patch domain-containing protein 1 isoform X3 — MSSGWRSKHVSQRLSRPTHPSSWCFVHGPGTPDNLPHFTLFSPDPSVLVVRRESVPVDCGVCELNPSTDSLLKVSPPEGAETRKVIEKLARFVAEGGPELEKVAMENYKDNPAFSFLHDKNSREFLYYRKKVAEIRKEAQKLQAASQKVSPPEDEEVKNLAEKLARFIADGGPEVETIALQNNRENQAFSFLYEPNSQGYKYYRQKLEEFRKAKAGPTGTPTAPDLGLKRRSPPETPLGSMPTATACPTSSAPLPNVNPSSAAPGKPATTANMKRKRKSRWGPEEDKVELPPAELVQRDVDASPSPLSVQDLKGLGYEKGKPVGLVGVTELSDAQKKQLKEQQEMQQMYDMIMQHKRAMQDMQLLWEKALQQHQHGYDSDEEVDSELGTWEHQLRRMEMDKTREWAEQLTKMGRGKHFIGDFLPPDELEKFMETFKALKEGREPDYSEYKEFKLTIENIGYQMLMKMGWKEGDGLGSEGQGIKNPVNKGTTTVDGAGFGIDRPAELSKEDDEYEAFRKRMMLAYRFRPNPLNNPRRPYY, encoded by the exons ATGAGCAGTGGCTGGAGATCAAAG CATGTCTCGCAAAGGCTGTCTAGACCGACTCACCCCTCATCATGGTGCTTTGTGCATGGACCCGGGACGCCCGACAACCTCCCGCATTTCACCCTCTTCTCCCCCGACCCCTCTGTCCTTGTGGTCCGTAGAGAGAGTGTGCCTGTTGACTGTGGGGTGTGTGAGTTGAACCCCAGTACTGACAGCCTCCTTAAAGTTTCACCCCCAGAGGGAGCCGAGACTCGGAAAGTGATAGAGAAATTGGCCCGCTTTGTGGCAGAAGGAGGCCCCGAGTTAGAAAAAGTAGCTATGGAGAACTACAAGGATAACCCAGCATTTTC GTTTTTGCATGATAAGAATAGCAGGGAATTCCTCTACTACAGAAAGAAGGTGGCTGAGATAAGAAAGGAAGCACAGAAGTTGCAGGCAGCCTCTCAGAAAG TTTCACCCCCAGAGGACGAAGAGGTCAAGAACCTCGCAGAAAAGTTGGCCAGGTTCATAGCGGATGGGGGTCCCGAGGTGGAAACCATTGCCCTCCAGAACAACCGCGAGAACCAGGCATTCAG CTTTCTGTATGAACCCAACAGCCAAGGGTACAAGTACTACCGCCAGAAGCTGGAGGAGTTCCGGAAAGCCAAGGCTGGTCCCACGGGCACCCCCACGGCACCTGACCTCGGACTGAAGCGCAGATCTCCTCCTGAGACCCCGTTGGGGTCCATGCCCACCGCCACTGCCTGCCCTACCTCATCTGCCCCCTTGCCCAACGTCAACCCATCTTCAGCTGCCCCAGGGAAGCCGGCCACCACAGCCAACATGAAGAGGAAGCGAAAGAGCCGGTGGGGTCCTGAAGAGGACAAGGTGGAGCTCCCACCTGCCGAGCTGGTGCAGAGGGACGTGGATGCTTCTCCCTCGCCTCTGTCAG TTCAGGACCTCAAGGGTCTAGGCTACGAGAAGGGGAAGCCCGTGGGTCTGGTGGGTGTCACAGAGCTTTCAGACGCCCAGAAGAAGCAGCTGAAGGAGCAGCAGGAG ATGCAGCAGATGTACGACATGATCATGCAGCACAAGCGAGCGATGCAGGACATGCAGCTGCTGTGGGAGAAGGCACTGCAGCAGCACCAGCATGGCTACGACAGCGACGAGGAGGTGGACAGCGAGCTGGGCACCTGGGAGCACCAGCTGCGGCGCATGGAGATGGACAAGACTCGGG AATGGGCGGAGCAGCTGACGAAGATGGGCCGGGGCAAACACTTCATCGGAGACTTCCTGCCACCCGATGAGCTGGAGAAGTTCATGGAGACCTTCAAGGCCCTGAAG GAGGGCCGTGAACCTGACTACTCAGAGTACAAGGAGTTCAAGCTGACAATAGAGAACATCGGCTACCAGATGCTGATGAAGATGGGCTGGAAGGAGGGCGATGGCCTGGGCTCAGAAGGCCAGGGCATCAAGAACCCAGTCAATAA ggggaccacCACGGTAGATGGTGCTGGCTTTGGCATTGACCGGCCAGCCGAGCTCTCCAAGGAAGATGACGAGTACGAGGCCTTCCGCAAGAGGATGATGCTGGCCTACCGCTTCCGGCCCAACCCCCTG AACAACCCCAGACGGCCTTACTACTGA